A window of the Solidesulfovibrio fructosivorans JJ] genome harbors these coding sequences:
- a CDS encoding cyclase family protein: MPMPKAVWIDVSVPLRTGLPAWPGDPPTRVRRVLDLERGDPCTVSALDLCAHAGTHLDAPSHYLAGGNTLDDLPFDVVMGPARVIAITDPRAVTPEALRRHRIRPGQRILFKTANSERCWASPDFVEDFVDLSPEAAAYLAARRVRLVGVDYLSVSDHRADAAAIHRPLLEAGIWILEGLDLSRVSPGPVELVCLPLRLAGAEGAPARALVRPTSRRS; this comes from the coding sequence ATGCCGATGCCCAAAGCCGTCTGGATCGACGTTTCCGTTCCCTTGAGGACCGGGCTGCCCGCCTGGCCCGGCGATCCGCCGACCCGCGTCCGCCGCGTGCTGGACCTGGAGCGGGGCGACCCGTGCACGGTTTCCGCCCTGGACCTGTGCGCCCATGCCGGCACCCACCTGGACGCGCCGTCCCATTATTTGGCCGGGGGGAATACCCTGGACGACCTGCCCTTCGACGTGGTGATGGGTCCGGCCCGGGTCATCGCCATCACCGACCCGCGCGCCGTAACGCCCGAAGCGTTGCGCCGGCACCGCATCCGTCCCGGCCAGCGCATCCTTTTCAAGACGGCCAATTCCGAACGCTGCTGGGCCTCGCCGGATTTTGTGGAGGATTTCGTGGACCTCTCCCCCGAGGCGGCGGCCTACCTTGCCGCGCGGCGGGTGCGGCTCGTCGGCGTGGATTACCTATCCGTGTCGGACCATCGCGCCGACGCGGCCGCCATCCACCGTCCGCTGCTAGAGGCCGGCATCTGGATTCTCGAAGGGCTCGATCTGTCGCGCGTTTCTCCGGGGCCGGTGGAGCTGGTCTGCCTGCCGCTGCGGCTGGCCGGGGCCGAGGGCGCTCCGGCCAGGGCGCTGGTGCGTCCGACAAGCCGCCGTTCCTGA